One region of Limisphaera ngatamarikiensis genomic DNA includes:
- a CDS encoding type II secretion system protein translates to MKLKNHRRTGAFTLVEIMIVVAIIGLLAAIAIPNFVRARESSQTNACVNNLRQIDAAKDQWALETGQPTGADADGNKAEINKYLRREPKCPVKDGSYKYRTIGTNAVCDNTDTQVAQKHNQAYWPSTGTGGGTGGGTGG, encoded by the coding sequence ATGAAACTGAAGAACCATCGTCGGACCGGTGCATTCACACTGGTGGAAATCATGATCGTGGTGGCCATCATTGGCCTCCTGGCCGCCATCGCGATCCCGAACTTTGTCCGGGCTCGGGAGAGCTCCCAGACAAACGCGTGTGTGAACAATCTCCGTCAAATCGACGCGGCAAAGGACCAGTGGGCACTGGAAACTGGTCAGCCTACTGGTGCTGACGCTGATGGGAACAAGGCTGAAATTAATAAATATTTACGCAGGGAGCCTAAGTGCCCTGTTAAAGACGGAAGTTACAAGTATAGAACGATTGGTACAAATGCGGTGTGCGACAACACGGATACGCAAGTTGCTCAGAAACACAACCAAGCCTACTGGCCAAGCACTGGTACTGGCGGTGGTACTGGCGGTGGTACTGGCGGCTGA